The Mesorhizobium sp. AR10 genome includes the window GTGCCGACCACGGCCGGCACCGGCTCGGAAGTCGGCCGCGCCGGCGTCATCACCAATGAGGCGACGCACACCAAGAAGGTCATCTTCCATCCAAAGCTTTTGCCGGCGATCGTCATTGCCGATCCGGAACTTTCGGTCGGGATGCCAGGCTTCATCACCGCTGGCACCGGCATGGATGCGCTCGCCCATTGCCTCGAGGCCTATTGCGCGCCTGGCTATCATCCGATGGCCGACGGCATCGCGGTGGAAGGCGTGCGGCTGGTCTTTGAAAACCTGCCGAAAGCCTATGCCAATGGCAAGGATCTCGTCGCCCGCGCCCATATGATGAGCGCGGCCGCCATGGGGGCCGCGGCCTTCCAGAAGGGGTTGGGCGCCATCCATTCGCTGTCGCATCCGATCGGCGCGCTCTACGACACTCATCACGGCATGACCAATGCCGTTTTCATGCCCTATGTGCTGGCCTTCAACCGCGACGCCATCGAGGTGCGCATCGCAAGGCTCGCCGCCTATTGCGGCATCAAGGGTGGCTTCGATGGTTTTGCAAAGGCGGTCATCAAGCTGCGCAAGGAGCTGAAGGTGCCGCATGCGCTGCCGGGCCTGATCAAGGGCCTCGACATGGACAGGAAGCGCAAGGGCCTGATCGCCGACATGGCGGTGGTCGATCCGACCGCCGGCGGCAACCCGGTCAAGCTGACCAAAAAGGCGGCGCTGACGCTGCTGGAAAACGCCATCGCTGGTACAGTGTGAAAGCGTTTTCCGAGGAAAAATCGATCCAAAAAAGAGATACAAAACAAGGGGGAGGGGATGAAGGGCAAGGCAGAAAGTCATTAGCCGGAAAAATAATCGCGAGGCGATTGCTACATCAAGTTAAAAAGAGTTTACTTTTTCGTACTGCGGGGTGCCGGTTTCATAAAGCTTTCATCTGGCTGTCACATGAAAACGATACCGGATCGCAGGCGTCCAACGGCGTCAGTTCAACGGAGAGAACACATGTTCAAATTCACGGGGAAAATGCTTTCCCTATCGGCCGTCGCCCTCATGGCGACCTCTGCCATCTCGTCGGCCCAGTCCTTGGATGAACTGGTTGCCGCCGCCAAGGCGGAAGGCCAGCTCACCACCATCGCGCTGCCACATGACTGGTGCGGCTACGGCGACGTCATCGCCGGATTCAAGGCGAAGTATCCGGAAATCACCATCAACGAGCTCAATCCCGATGCCGGCTCCGGCGACGAGATCGAGGCGATCAAAGCCAACAAGGACAACAAGGGCCCGCAGGCACCCGACGTTATCGACGTCGGCCTGTCCTTTGGCCCGACAGCCAAGGCCGATGGTCTGTTGATGCCTTACAAGGTGTCGACCTGGGACTCGATCCCGGACAGCGCCAAGGACGCCGATGGCGCCTGGTACGGTGACTACTACGGCGTTCTGTCGATGATGGTGAACAAGGATCTGGTCAAGGAATCGCCAACCGACTGGGCCGATCTTCTGAAGCCGGAATTTGCCAACTCGGTAGCCCTTGCCGGTGATCCGCGCGCCTCGAACCAGGCCATCCAGGCGGTTTACGCCGCCGGTCTGTCGTCGGGCGCCGCCGCTGGTGAAGCTGCCGGCACCGCTGGCCTCGACTTCTTCAAGAAGCTCAACGCCGCCGGCAATTTCGTTCCGGTCGTCGGCAAGCCCGCGACGCTCGCCCAGGGCCAGACCCCTATCCTGATCAACTGGGATTACAATGCGCTCGCTGGTCGTGACACGCTGAAGGGCAACCCGCCCGTCGACGTCGTGGTGCCGAAGACCGGCGTTGTCGCCGGTGTCTACGTGCAGGCGATCAGCGCCTACGCGCCGCATCCGAACGCAGCCAAGCTCTGGATGGAGTACCTCTATTCCGACGAAGGCCAGATCGGCTGGCTGAAGGGCTATTGCCACCCGATCCGCTTCAACGATCTCGCCAAGAACGGCAAGATCCCGGCGGACGTGTTGGCCAAGCTGCCCCCGGCCGAATCCTACGCCTCGGCAGTGTTCCCGACGCTCGACGAGCAGGGCAAGGCCAAGGAAGCCATCAGCAAGAACTGGGACGCCGTTGTCGGCGCCAACGTCAAGTAAGACTTGAAATCGATCCGGGCGGCTGCATGGCCGCCCGGACTCCCTCCAGGACGGTAGCCGGCGCATGACCGATCTCTCGCTTTCCGATCAGGCAATTGCTGGGAAGACCGCGCCCCCAGGCGAGGCGCGCGCATTGCGACTGCCGACGCAATGGCTTGGCGTTGCGCCTTTCTTCATCTTCGCCATCATGTTCCTGATCCTGCCCACACTTTATCTGATGCTGGGCGCATTCCAGAACAATGATGGCGAGTTCACGCTGGAAAACATCGCCGCCTTGGCGCAGCCATCGATCGTTGCCGCCTATTGGATATCGATCAAGGTCAGCCTTGCCTCGGCGCTAATCGGCGCGTTCGCCGGTCTGGCAATTGCCATCGCCATCGTGCGCGGCGGCCTGCCCGACTGGATACGTTCAGCGACGTTGACATTTTCCGGCGTGGCCTCCAATTTCGCCGGCGTGCCGCTGGCCTTCGCCTTCCTCGCCACGCTCGGCAGGCTGGGCCTTGCCACAGTAATCCTGAACACCGTATTCGGTCTCAACATCTATGCGCACGGGTTCAACATCCTGTCCTTCTGGGGCCTGACGCTGACCTATGTCTATTTCCAGATCCCGCTGATGGTGGTCATCATCACGCCGGCGATCGACGGGTTGAAGAAGGAATGGGGCGAAGCGGCGGCGACGCTCGGCGCCACCACCGCGCAATATTGGCGCATGGTGGTCATTCCGGTGATCTGGCCGAGTTTTCTCGGCACCGTCATCCTTTTGTTCGCCAATGCCTTCGGCGCCATCGCCACCGCCTATGCGCTGACCGGCTCGTCGCTCAACATCGTACCGATCCTGCTCTATGCGCAAATCCGCGGTGACGTGCTGCACAACCCGCATCTGGGCTATGCGATCGCCTTCGGCATGATCGTCATCACCGGCCTAGCCAATGTCTTCTACATCTGGTTCCGGACCCGTTCCGAGAGGTGGCTCAAATGAAGTCCGGACGTTTCTGGGCCTGGGTCGTCTTCATCCTCGGCGCCGCCTATTTCTTCATTCCGCTGATCGCGACGGTGGAATTTTCCATGCGCATGCGCCGCGGCGTCTATTCCTTCGACGCCTATCAGATCGTGCTCGGCGATCCGCGCTTCCAGGCGACCTTTGGCTATTCGGTTCTTGCTGCCGTCTTCACCATCATTCTCGGCGTCTTGATCGTGGTGCCGGCGGCGTATTGGATCCGGTTGCGACTGCCGCAGTTGCGGCCGATCGTCGAGTTCATCACGCTGTTGCCGTTGGTCATTCCAGCCATCGTCATCGTCTTCGGCTACATCAGGATGTACGGCTCGAATTCGCCTCTGCCCTTCCTGGCGAGTGACCGGGGTACCGACCTGCTGCTGGTGATCGGCTATGCGACATTGGCGCTGCCCTATATGTATCGCGCCGTCGACACCGGGCTTCGCACCATCGACGTGCGCACGCTGACGGAAGCAGCCCAAATCCTGGGCGCCGGCTGGGGTACGATCATCACCCGCGTCATCCTGCCCAATGTGCTGATCGCGGTGCTGTCGGGCGCCTTTCTCACCTTCGCCATCGTCATTGGCGAGTTCACCATGGCCAGCCTGCTCAACCGGCCGGCCTTTGGCCCCTATCTGCAGAACATCGGTGCCAACCGCGCCTATGAGCCGGCGGCCCTTGCCATCATCGCCTTCGCCATCACCTGGGGCTGCATGTCGCTGATCCAGATCCTGTCCCGCTTCGCGCCGAGATCGGCGAACCGCCCGAACTGATCGAAAGAAAAAACCATGGCCGAACCGTTCCTCTCCATCCAGCACGTGCGAAAATCCTTCGGCGCCACCACCGTGGTCCAGGATTTCAACCTCGACGTGGAACCAGGCGAATTCGTCTCCTTCCTCGGACCATCGGGCTGCGGCAAGACGACGGTGCTGCGCATGGTCGCCGGCTTCGAGGAGCCGAGCGCCGGCAAGATCGTCGTGGCTGGCAAGGACATCACAAGGCTGAAGCCGAACCAGCGCAATGTCGGCATGGTGTTCCAGGCCTATGCGCTGTTCCCGAACCTGACGGTGGCGCAGAACATCGCCTTCGGGCTGAAGGTGGCGGGCATGCCCAAGGCTGATGCCGACAAGCGCGTTGCCGAGATGCTCGATATCATCAAGCTGCCGCAGATGGGCGACCGCTATCCCTACCAGCTGTCCGGCGGTCAACAGCAGCGTATCGCGCTGGCGCGTGCTATCGCGCCGAAGCCGAAGCTTTTGCTGCTCGACGAACCGCTGTCGGCGCTCGACGCCAAGGTGCGCGTGTCGCTGCGCGAGGAAATCCGGTCGATCCAGAAGAAGCTCGGCATCACCACCATCTTCGTCACTCACGATCAGGAAGAGGCGCTGTCGATCTCCGACCGCATTGCCGTCATGTATGGCGGCAAGGCCGAGCAGGTCGGCACGCCGTTCGAGATCTACAACCGGCCGGCGACGAAGTTCGTCGCCAATTTCGTCGGCACGCTCAACGTGCTCGAAGGCACCGTCACCGATGCCGCTTCGGGCAGGGTGCGGGTCAACAGCGAGGAAGTCCTGCTCAAGGGCAAGCTCAACGGTTCCAAGTCCGGCGACACGCTGTCGCTGGCGCTGCGGCCCGAAGCGATTTCGCTCGGCCGCCAGCCCGGCCGCGATTCCAGCCTTTCGGGTGAAATATCAGAGGTGCATTTCCTCGGCTCGGTGATCCGTGTTCGCGTCGGCATCGGCGGCAGCACGGTCTCGCTCGACACGTTCAACAGCCCGGCCACCCCGCCGCCTGCCGTCGGCGAAAAGGCCGAGATTTCGTTCTCCTCCGGCGATATGTTGGTGCTGCACTAAAGGCAGCGGCAAAGACCTGCTTCAAGCCGGCGGGATGAAAGGCTGCGAGATCGCCTGAAAGACGGGCAAGGCCTCCATCCGCGCGGCGTGAGCCTCGAGCGCCGGAAAGCCGGTCAGCGGAACCAGGCCCGGATGTGCTTCGCCGAGGAAACGCAGCACGGCGGTAACCGCGACATCGGCATGGCCGATGCGGTCACCGAACCAGTAGGTCCCGGGCCTCACGGCGCGGTCCGCTTCCAATGCGGCCAGGACGCTCTCTATCTGCGTCCGGCAGCGGCCGACCCAAAGGTCGGAGACCTTCTCGTGCAAGCGCTTTTCGTAAAACAGGCTGACGCTCTTGTCGCCGAGCCCCGTGGCCAGGGCAGCGATCCTGAGCGCCTGATGGCGGGCGGGCTCGCTTGTCGGAAACATCCTTTGCTCGGCCAGGACAAGACTGTCGAGATAATCGAGCATCAAATGGCTTTCCGTCAGCACCTCGCCGTCGTCCAGCACCAGTGTCGGCACACGGATCAGCGGGTTATAGGAACGGATCTTGTCGGCATCGCCGAAGGCGGACCACGGTCGATGCTCGAAGGGCAGGCCGTACAAAGTCAGCGCTATGCCGACGCGGCGAACAAAAGGCGAGTCATATTGGCCGATGAGGATCATGACCAAGGCTTATACGCCGGCAACCGGGTCAAAGCATACTGCCAGGCAGCCTGAGCATAGTGGACAATCAACAGCATCCCGCGGCTTTGCCGCTGCCAATAGTCCCGCTACGATAGGGTATGGCCCTTTTCGAACTGACCCTTGTTCTCCTGCTGATCGCCGTTGCGCTGACGGCTTTGTCGCGGCGTATCCAGATTCCCTATCCAGCCTTGCTGGCATTGGCAGGCGCCGGTATCGCCTTCCTGCCCGGCGCGCCGACAATTGAGATCGACCCGGAACTGGCACTTGCCCTGTTCATCGCGCCGGTGCTTCTCGATGCCGCCTATGACACCTCATTGCGCGATCTCAATCGCTACCGACTGCCGCTTGCCTTGCTGGCATTCGGCGCTGTCATTTTCACCACCGTGACTGTCGCGCTGGTCGGCTGGAAAATGGCGGGCCTGCCGATCGCCGCGGCTATTGCCCTTGGCGCGATCGTGGCGCCGCCCGACGCCGTCGCGGCCGCGGCGGTGCTCGGACAGTTCAAGGTGCCGCATCGCATCACCGCCATCCTGCAAGGCGAGAGCCTGCTCAACGACGCCACCGCGCTGCTGATCTACCGTTTCGCGGTTACGGCTGCACTCGGCCCAGTCCTTCTGCGCGACGCCGTGCCAACGATCTTGCTATCGACGGTCGGTAGCCTCGCTGCCGGTTATGTACTTGGCCGTCTCTCGTTGCTGATGCTCACTCGTATCGGGGATGCGGCGAGCAGTACAGTGGTGCAATTCGCCGGGACATTCGGGGTCTGGATCCTGGCCGACAGGCTGGGGCTTTCAGCCATCATCACGATCGTCGTCTATGCCATGACCATTGCGCGCACGGGACCGCGCCTCATGTCGGCCAGAAGGCGCGTCAGCACCTATTCGGTCTGGGAGTCGGCGGTGTTCGTGCTCAACGTGCTGGCCTTCGTGCTGATGGGCCTTCAGGCGCGCTCGATCGTCGAGCGGCTTGCCGGGCAGGGGCAAGCCGAAGCGTTCGTGTTTGCCGCAGCGGTTCTCGCCGTCGTCATCGTTTCGCGTCTTGTCTGGGTGCTGGGCTGCGGCGTGATCCTTCGATGGCTAGCCCGCTTCGGTGATGCGGAGCGCCAGGCGCAGGCTCCGTCCTTACGCGGCGGCGTGCTCATCGGCTGGTGCGGTATGCGCGGCCTGGTGACCCTTGTCGCGGCGTTTGCCTTGCCGCAGGACTTTCCCGGCCGCGACCCGATCGTGCTCGCCGCCTTCACAGTCGTCCTCGGCACGCTGGTGCTGCAGGGCATGAGCCTGAAGCCGCTGTTGCGCTGGCTTGATCTCGATCCGGACGAAACGATCGACCGTGAGGTTGCGCAGGCGCGCGTCGCCATCATGCAGGCGGCGCTGGATGTCTTGAGCCGCAAGACGTCGAATGCCGCAGCTGCGGTGCGCGAGCAATATACCGCCCAGCGCACGATCGCCGAAAATCCCGAGGATGCCGAGGCAGCGACCGAATACGACCGGTTGCGTCTCTATGCCATCAAGAGCCAGCGTGATGCGCTGGAAGAACTACGCCGCGACGGAACGATCGGCGACGAAGCGTATCATCGCCTGGAGGAGGAAATCGACTGGTCGGAACTTGCCGCCTCTCCGGCCGGACGGTTCCAGCCGCTGACGACCTAGCGGCTGGCCCAGTTCCGTCATTCGCCCGGCACATTGCAACGCTATCGCCGAACCGCTACTGCCTTCACCGAAACTGAGCCGGATAAGCAATGAAGCTGGTCAGCTACAACATCCAGTACGGGTTCGGCAGCGACGGCCGATACGATCTCGCGCGTTGTGCCAGAATCGTGGCCGGCGCCGATATCATCGCGTTGCAGGAAGTCGAACGGCACTGGCAGCGCAGCAATGAGGACGACCAGCCGGAACTTCTTTCCCGGCTGCTGCCCGGCTATCACTGGGTCTATGGTCCGGCCTTCGACATGGACGCCAGCGAACAGCGCGACGGTCTTGTCGTCAACCGGCGCCGGCAGTTCGGCACCATGGTGCTGTCGAAGCTGCCGATCGTCTGGTCGCGCCTGCATACGCTGCCGCTGCGTAGGACGCTGCGTCCGCTCAACACCCGCAATGCAGCACTCGAATGCATGATCCGTACGCCGGCCGGTCCGGTGCGGGTGCTGTCGCTGCATCTCGCCCATATAGCCGCCGAGGAGCGGCTGGAACAGATCGACTATCTCTTAGGCCAGCATCGCCGGGCGCCGTCCGATGGCGGCCCATGGAGCGGCGCCGACGATGAGCCCGCCCGCAACTGGAGCAACGGCGAAGCCGAGCCGGAAAACCCGCTGGCGGCGATCTGGATGGGCGATTTCAACATGGAGCAGGGCAGCGCCGAATACCAACGCATCGTCGGCAGCACGCCCTATCATCACGGCGCGGCCTATCTCGACGGTTTCGTCGATGCTGCTGCCGTTGCCTGCGAGCCGACGACGGATTTCCACACTCATGTGAAGACCATCGACGGCAGATTGACCAAGCGCCGGCTCGACCATTGCTTTGTCGGCGGCATGTTTGCCGGGCGCGTGCGCTCGGTCAGCGCCGACATCGGCGAAATCGCCTCGGACCATTTTCCGCTGCGGGTCGACATCGACCTGGAAACGCCGGCATGACGCTTTTTGTCTTCTTCGCAGTGCTAGCCGCCGCTGCCATGCACGCGATCTGGAACGCGCTGGTCAAGGTCCATCTCGACCGTTTCCTGTCGATCACGCTGATGACGCTCGGCATGGGTGTTGCTGCACTGCTGGCCTTGCCGTTCGTCGAGGTACCGAAAGCCGAGGTGTGGCCGTTCATCCTCGCTTCGGTGGTCTTCCACATGGGCTACAGGACGTTCCTGATCGGCGCCTACAAGGCCGGCGACTTCGCCCAGACCTATCCGCTGGCACGCGGCACCGCGCCACTGCTTGCCGCCCTCGGCGGCATGGTGGTGGTCAAGGAGGTGCCGGCGCCGCTCGCCATTCTCGGCATTCTGCTGTTGTCGGCCGGCACGCTGGTGATGTCGTTTCGTGGCGGCGCGCATCTGGAAAAGCTCAACCTGCGCGCAGTCGGCTTTGCGCTGGGCACATCGATCTTCATCGCCAGCTACACGCTGTCCGACGGCAGCGGCGCGCGGCTGGCCGCCACCGCAACAAGCTATGCCGCCTGGCTGTTCGTCTGCGATGCCGCGTGGGCGCTGGTGCTGTGCCTCGTCTTTCGCGGCCCTAAGGCGTTGCCGGTGCTGGCGCGCGACTGGAAGACGGGTCTGTTCACCGGCGTGCTCAGTGGCGCTGCCTACTGGATCGTGATGTGGGCGATGACCAAGGCGCCGATCGCATCGGTGGCGTCGCTGCGCGAAACATCGATCCTGTTCGCCATGATGATCTCGGTGTTCGCGCTGGGCGAAAGGATGACGGGCTGGCGCGGTGCCGCCGCGCTCAGCATCGTCGCCGGAGTCGTAGCGCTCAGGCTTGGCTAGCTGCCGAACTTCAGCCCAGCACAGTCATCACCTGGCCGCGCCTTTCCGGGCTGAAGCGGATGACGACGATGATGCAGACGGCGACCACGCCGGCAAAAAGCGCCAGCGCGTAGCTGTAACTGCCGCCGGCGCCTTCAGCGATGCCTGCCTGATAGGGGCCGCCATAGGAGGCGGCGAGATTGCCGGCCTGGTAGATGAAGCCGGGCAAGGTCGCACGCACCGCGCCAGGCGAAAGCTCGTTGAGGTGCACCGGGATAACGCCCCATGCGCCCTGGACCGCGACCTGCATGACGAAGGCGCCGATGGCGAGCATGAAAGGTGTGGTGCTGTAGGCCCACAACGGAATCGACGGCAAGGCGATCAAGCAAGCCAAGGTGATCGCATTGACGCGACCGATCTTCTCGGAAAGCGCACCGAACGCCAGGCCACCAACGATGGCGCCGATATTGGCAACGATGGTGATCCAGCTCACTGTCTGCGGGTCAAAGCCGTGCTGCTTCTTCAGAAAGGTTGGATAGAGATCCTGCGTGCCATGGCTGAAGAAATTGAAGAACATCATGAGCACGACAGCATAGAGGGCGACGCCCCAATGCTTTTGCAGCGTTTCGAGAAGCCCCGGCCTGGTTGCCTTCTGCGCGTCGACGAAGGCCGGTGATTCCGGCACATGCGAGCGGATGAACAGGACAATCAGTGCCGGCACGAAGCTGAGCAGGAACATGGCCCGCCAGCCGATCGTGTAGCCACCGATCGTGTGCTGGTAGAGCAGTCCA containing:
- a CDS encoding iron-containing alcohol dehydrogenase, whose product is MSKLISKWNYPTTVRFGAGRIRELPEVLEATGIKRPLFVTDPGLAKLPVVASTLKILDDAKVPYGVFSEVKPNPVDSNLTAGIAVFKKGKHDGVIAFGGGSALDLGKLIAFQAGQTRPVWDFEDVGDWWTRANSDAIAPIIAVPTTAGTGSEVGRAGVITNEATHTKKVIFHPKLLPAIVIADPELSVGMPGFITAGTGMDALAHCLEAYCAPGYHPMADGIAVEGVRLVFENLPKAYANGKDLVARAHMMSAAAMGAAAFQKGLGAIHSLSHPIGALYDTHHGMTNAVFMPYVLAFNRDAIEVRIARLAAYCGIKGGFDGFAKAVIKLRKELKVPHALPGLIKGLDMDRKRKGLIADMAVVDPTAGGNPVKLTKKAALTLLENAIAGTV
- a CDS encoding ABC transporter substrate-binding protein codes for the protein MFKFTGKMLSLSAVALMATSAISSAQSLDELVAAAKAEGQLTTIALPHDWCGYGDVIAGFKAKYPEITINELNPDAGSGDEIEAIKANKDNKGPQAPDVIDVGLSFGPTAKADGLLMPYKVSTWDSIPDSAKDADGAWYGDYYGVLSMMVNKDLVKESPTDWADLLKPEFANSVALAGDPRASNQAIQAVYAAGLSSGAAAGEAAGTAGLDFFKKLNAAGNFVPVVGKPATLAQGQTPILINWDYNALAGRDTLKGNPPVDVVVPKTGVVAGVYVQAISAYAPHPNAAKLWMEYLYSDEGQIGWLKGYCHPIRFNDLAKNGKIPADVLAKLPPAESYASAVFPTLDEQGKAKEAISKNWDAVVGANVK
- a CDS encoding ABC transporter permease, whose amino-acid sequence is MTDLSLSDQAIAGKTAPPGEARALRLPTQWLGVAPFFIFAIMFLILPTLYLMLGAFQNNDGEFTLENIAALAQPSIVAAYWISIKVSLASALIGAFAGLAIAIAIVRGGLPDWIRSATLTFSGVASNFAGVPLAFAFLATLGRLGLATVILNTVFGLNIYAHGFNILSFWGLTLTYVYFQIPLMVVIITPAIDGLKKEWGEAAATLGATTAQYWRMVVIPVIWPSFLGTVILLFANAFGAIATAYALTGSSLNIVPILLYAQIRGDVLHNPHLGYAIAFGMIVITGLANVFYIWFRTRSERWLK
- a CDS encoding ABC transporter permease, which encodes MKSGRFWAWVVFILGAAYFFIPLIATVEFSMRMRRGVYSFDAYQIVLGDPRFQATFGYSVLAAVFTIILGVLIVVPAAYWIRLRLPQLRPIVEFITLLPLVIPAIVIVFGYIRMYGSNSPLPFLASDRGTDLLLVIGYATLALPYMYRAVDTGLRTIDVRTLTEAAQILGAGWGTIITRVILPNVLIAVLSGAFLTFAIVIGEFTMASLLNRPAFGPYLQNIGANRAYEPAALAIIAFAITWGCMSLIQILSRFAPRSANRPN
- a CDS encoding ABC transporter ATP-binding protein — translated: MAEPFLSIQHVRKSFGATTVVQDFNLDVEPGEFVSFLGPSGCGKTTVLRMVAGFEEPSAGKIVVAGKDITRLKPNQRNVGMVFQAYALFPNLTVAQNIAFGLKVAGMPKADADKRVAEMLDIIKLPQMGDRYPYQLSGGQQQRIALARAIAPKPKLLLLDEPLSALDAKVRVSLREEIRSIQKKLGITTIFVTHDQEEALSISDRIAVMYGGKAEQVGTPFEIYNRPATKFVANFVGTLNVLEGTVTDAASGRVRVNSEEVLLKGKLNGSKSGDTLSLALRPEAISLGRQPGRDSSLSGEISEVHFLGSVIRVRVGIGGSTVSLDTFNSPATPPPAVGEKAEISFSSGDMLVLH
- a CDS encoding glutathione S-transferase family protein, encoding MILIGQYDSPFVRRVGIALTLYGLPFEHRPWSAFGDADKIRSYNPLIRVPTLVLDDGEVLTESHLMLDYLDSLVLAEQRMFPTSEPARHQALRIAALATGLGDKSVSLFYEKRLHEKVSDLWVGRCRTQIESVLAALEADRAVRPGTYWFGDRIGHADVAVTAVLRFLGEAHPGLVPLTGFPALEAHAARMEALPVFQAISQPFIPPA
- a CDS encoding cation:proton antiporter, with amino-acid sequence MALFELTLVLLLIAVALTALSRRIQIPYPALLALAGAGIAFLPGAPTIEIDPELALALFIAPVLLDAAYDTSLRDLNRYRLPLALLAFGAVIFTTVTVALVGWKMAGLPIAAAIALGAIVAPPDAVAAAAVLGQFKVPHRITAILQGESLLNDATALLIYRFAVTAALGPVLLRDAVPTILLSTVGSLAAGYVLGRLSLLMLTRIGDAASSTVVQFAGTFGVWILADRLGLSAIITIVVYAMTIARTGPRLMSARRRVSTYSVWESAVFVLNVLAFVLMGLQARSIVERLAGQGQAEAFVFAAAVLAVVIVSRLVWVLGCGVILRWLARFGDAERQAQAPSLRGGVLIGWCGMRGLVTLVAAFALPQDFPGRDPIVLAAFTVVLGTLVLQGMSLKPLLRWLDLDPDETIDREVAQARVAIMQAALDVLSRKTSNAAAAVREQYTAQRTIAENPEDAEAATEYDRLRLYAIKSQRDALEELRRDGTIGDEAYHRLEEEIDWSELAASPAGRFQPLTT
- a CDS encoding endonuclease/exonuclease/phosphatase family protein; the protein is MKLVSYNIQYGFGSDGRYDLARCARIVAGADIIALQEVERHWQRSNEDDQPELLSRLLPGYHWVYGPAFDMDASEQRDGLVVNRRRQFGTMVLSKLPIVWSRLHTLPLRRTLRPLNTRNAALECMIRTPAGPVRVLSLHLAHIAAEERLEQIDYLLGQHRRAPSDGGPWSGADDEPARNWSNGEAEPENPLAAIWMGDFNMEQGSAEYQRIVGSTPYHHGAAYLDGFVDAAAVACEPTTDFHTHVKTIDGRLTKRRLDHCFVGGMFAGRVRSVSADIGEIASDHFPLRVDIDLETPA
- a CDS encoding EamA family transporter encodes the protein MTLFVFFAVLAAAAMHAIWNALVKVHLDRFLSITLMTLGMGVAALLALPFVEVPKAEVWPFILASVVFHMGYRTFLIGAYKAGDFAQTYPLARGTAPLLAALGGMVVVKEVPAPLAILGILLLSAGTLVMSFRGGAHLEKLNLRAVGFALGTSIFIASYTLSDGSGARLAATATSYAAWLFVCDAAWALVLCLVFRGPKALPVLARDWKTGLFTGVLSGAAYWIVMWAMTKAPIASVASLRETSILFAMMISVFALGERMTGWRGAAALSIVAGVVALRLG
- a CDS encoding MFS transporter; this encodes MPLNSQQKKTVLASFLGWTLDAFDFFLLTFLLTDIATEFHADVPAVSKALFLTLATRFIGAFFFGMLADKYGRKPILMLNIVSYSVIGALAAFSPNLGIFLALRALFGIAMGGEWGLGSSLAMESIPPSARGMVSGILQCGYPAGYLLAAVVYGLLYQHTIGGYTIGWRAMFLLSFVPALIVLFIRSHVPESPAFVDAQKATRPGLLETLQKHWGVALYAVVLMMFFNFFSHGTQDLYPTFLKKQHGFDPQTVSWITIVANIGAIVGGLAFGALSEKIGRVNAITLACLIALPSIPLWAYSTTPFMLAIGAFVMQVAVQGAWGVIPVHLNELSPGAVRATLPGFIYQAGNLAASYGGPYQAGIAEGAGGSYSYALALFAGVVAVCIIVVIRFSPERRGQVMTVLG